From the genome of Streptococcus lutetiensis, one region includes:
- a CDS encoding LysR family transcriptional regulator translates to MLDYRVFTFMKVCETLNFTQAAKELHITQPAVTKHVKTLETEYQTKLFTFSGKQCRLTQSGKELLDLLTTMDTDIKHFKTQLKQDLQPLNFGATLTIGEYVLTDSLVDILANHPNFQVKMLVDNTETLLKAIDNGQIDFALIEGFFSKEKYDFLPYRTESFIAVASPGSPLASGSYSLEDLLAYPIIVREQGSGTREILEIMLKEANLTISDFHKITEIGNLNTICELVQKNLGISFVYQSVVQKEISAGKLQKINLDIPAISHDFTFIWRKNSHFKNHYQDIFKLFF, encoded by the coding sequence ATGCTTGATTACCGTGTTTTTACCTTTATGAAAGTCTGCGAAACGCTTAATTTTACCCAAGCTGCTAAAGAATTGCATATCACTCAACCTGCAGTCACTAAGCATGTCAAAACTTTAGAGACAGAGTATCAAACTAAGCTTTTTACCTTTTCTGGCAAACAATGTCGGCTGACACAAAGTGGCAAAGAATTGCTTGATTTGCTGACGACTATGGACACAGATATTAAGCATTTCAAGACACAGCTCAAGCAAGATTTACAGCCGCTAAATTTTGGGGCTACTTTAACCATTGGCGAGTATGTTTTGACCGATTCTTTAGTGGATATTTTGGCAAATCACCCGAATTTCCAAGTCAAAATGCTGGTGGATAATACCGAGACACTGTTAAAAGCTATTGATAATGGACAGATTGATTTTGCCTTGATCGAAGGTTTCTTTTCAAAAGAAAAATACGATTTTCTGCCTTATCGCACAGAATCTTTCATCGCGGTCGCTTCTCCCGGCTCACCCCTAGCAAGCGGAAGCTATTCTTTAGAAGACCTACTAGCCTATCCTATCATCGTACGCGAGCAAGGGTCAGGTACCCGTGAAATACTTGAAATCATGCTCAAAGAGGCCAATCTAACCATTTCTGATTTCCATAAAATCACTGAAATTGGTAATCTAAATACCATTTGCGAGCTAGTCCAAAAAAATCTGGGAATTAGTTTTGTTTATCAAAGCGTGGTTCAAAAAGAAATTTCTGCAGGTAAACTCCAAAAAATTAATTTGGATATTCCTGCCATAAGTCATGATTTTACCTTTATTTGGCGCAAAAATAGTCATTTTAAAAATCATTATCAAGATATTTTTAAGCTCTTTTTCTAA
- a CDS encoding YkgJ family cysteine cluster protein, whose product MTDIDIERYHELAQQKQKEHRKFLATLKKKAPKNLDKITQEIHTEVFNEIDCTKCANCCKSLGPLFTEADITRISKVFRMKLGVFEDMYLRVDEDGDKVFQSMPCPFLGDDNLCTIYDVRPKACREFPHTDRKKIYQINNLTIKNTLFCPAAYLFVEKLKERLEGK is encoded by the coding sequence ATGACAGATATTGACATTGAACGTTATCATGAACTAGCTCAACAAAAACAAAAAGAACACCGCAAATTTTTAGCAACACTCAAGAAAAAAGCTCCTAAAAATCTTGATAAAATTACTCAAGAAATTCACACAGAAGTTTTTAACGAGATTGATTGCACAAAATGTGCTAACTGCTGCAAAAGCTTAGGTCCTCTGTTTACAGAAGCAGATATCACACGCATTTCAAAAGTCTTTCGCATGAAACTTGGCGTATTTGAAGACATGTACCTTCGTGTCGATGAAGACGGCGACAAAGTCTTTCAATCAATGCCTTGTCCATTTTTAGGCGATGACAACCTTTGCACCATTTACGACGTCCGACCAAAAGCATGCCGTGAATTTCCGCACACAGACCGCAAAAAAATCTATCAAATTAATAACCTAACCATCAAAAACACCCTTTTCTGCCCCGCAGCCTACCTCTTTGTTGAAAAACTCAAAGAACGATTGGAAGGGAAATAA
- a CDS encoding potassium channel family protein produces the protein MITFFLQMRRTLRVLWSIFKDDETRGIAGVTAVLLLSGTLFYANVEHFTYLDALYFSFTTLTTIGYGDIYPVTAAGKIFTMMYSVVGLGVMGSFLAVVVKKLGQLDKKK, from the coding sequence ATGATTACTTTTTTCTTACAAATGCGTCGGACATTGCGTGTCTTGTGGTCAATCTTTAAGGATGATGAAACCAGAGGAATTGCTGGTGTCACTGCTGTTTTATTGCTCAGTGGGACACTTTTTTATGCAAATGTAGAACATTTTACTTATTTGGATGCCCTTTATTTTTCATTTACAACTTTAACAACGATTGGCTACGGGGATATTTATCCCGTTACAGCAGCTGGAAAGATTTTTACCATGATGTATTCAGTTGTCGGATTAGGGGTTATGGGGAGTTTTCTAGCTGTTGTGGTTAAAAAATTGGGTCAATTGGATAAAAAAAAGTGA
- a CDS encoding Crp/Fnr family transcriptional regulator has product MHSTLDITELYQYGERVTFKKGDNLAQSVTGETSGDIYILSSGICALSSISCDGKETTYLYFKKRQFVGFVPLMNNLHLNYYGKKSFSIVAKTPCVAYRISNRQFQDLLGFPSVVSLMLNTLTENHIYLMEHFHSSKNEPALVQFCRFLLDQAEPCESGHLALNTFFTYQEIACYLGMHSVTIARMVKALRAEEMIEKTGHQIQIINPEQMAKLITEERKIDY; this is encoded by the coding sequence ATGCACTCTACACTAGATATTACAGAACTTTATCAATACGGCGAACGTGTGACCTTTAAAAAGGGAGATAATCTCGCACAGTCCGTCACTGGCGAAACAAGCGGTGATATTTATATTCTATCTTCAGGCATCTGTGCTCTTTCATCTATTTCTTGTGATGGCAAAGAAACAACTTATCTATACTTTAAAAAGCGACAATTTGTCGGCTTTGTTCCATTGATGAACAATCTGCATTTGAACTATTACGGGAAAAAATCATTTTCAATTGTTGCCAAAACGCCTTGCGTGGCTTACCGCATTTCTAATCGTCAATTTCAAGACTTGCTAGGATTTCCATCAGTTGTTAGCTTGATGTTAAATACATTGACCGAAAATCATATTTATCTCATGGAACATTTTCACAGCAGTAAAAATGAACCTGCTTTGGTCCAATTCTGCCGCTTCTTACTTGATCAAGCTGAGCCATGTGAATCAGGTCATTTAGCTTTAAATACCTTCTTTACCTATCAAGAAATCGCCTGCTACCTAGGCATGCACTCAGTGACTATTGCACGAATGGTAAAAGCACTTCGCGCTGAAGAAATGATTGAAAAAACTGGCCATCAGATTCAAATTATTAACCCCGAACAAATGGCTAAACTTATCACAGAAGAACGTAAAATCGATTATTAA
- a CDS encoding ABC transporter ATP-binding protein — protein sequence MTAIELINIKKYFKDGPDQIEALKETNLTINKGEFVAVIGPSGSGKSTFLTIIGGLQSPSQGEVRLNGQAFSQKKEKARAKMRFDQIGFILQASNLVPFLKIKDQLRLVDKVDKKKQRESIDSLFDQLGIASIADKYPEEISGGQRQRVAIARALYNDPTIILADEPTASLDTEKAMEVVKILADEAKEKNKAVLMVTHDRRLVSYCDRLLVMEDGVLREEEIAAYQ from the coding sequence ATGACAGCAATTGAATTAATCAATATCAAAAAATATTTCAAAGATGGTCCAGATCAAATTGAAGCTCTGAAAGAGACAAATTTGACGATTAACAAAGGTGAATTTGTTGCCGTTATTGGCCCGTCAGGTTCTGGAAAAAGTACTTTTTTGACCATTATTGGTGGCCTGCAATCACCGTCACAAGGTGAAGTGAGATTGAACGGCCAAGCTTTTAGCCAGAAAAAAGAAAAAGCGCGTGCTAAGATGCGTTTTGACCAGATTGGCTTTATCTTGCAAGCTTCCAACCTAGTACCCTTTTTAAAAATCAAAGATCAGCTACGCTTGGTTGACAAGGTTGATAAGAAAAAACAGCGCGAATCGATTGACAGCCTTTTTGACCAGCTGGGTATTGCCAGTATCGCAGACAAATATCCTGAGGAAATTTCTGGCGGGCAAAGGCAACGAGTGGCGATAGCCAGAGCCTTGTATAATGACCCAACGATTATCTTGGCTGATGAGCCAACAGCGAGTTTGGACACTGAAAAAGCCATGGAAGTTGTCAAAATTCTAGCCGACGAGGCCAAAGAAAAGAATAAAGCAGTCTTAATGGTTACGCACGACAGACGTTTAGTCTCTTATTGTGACCGATTGTTGGTCATGGAAGACGGCGTTTTACGAGAAGAAGAGATTGCTGCTTATCAGTAG
- a CDS encoding YeiH family protein: MMTIEKKLPGIMFCVILALPAWFLGNLFPLVGAPVFAILLGMVMGNFHNNRTQTTDGITFTSKYILQAAVVLLGFGLNLTQVFKVGTQSLPIIISTIAVSLVVAFLLQKWLKLDSNIAILVGVGSSICGGSAIAATAPVIKAKDEEVAKSISVIFLFNILAALIFPTLGELLHLSNQGFALFAGTAVNDTSSVTATATAWDAVHGSNTLDGATIVKLTRTLAIIPITLGLSIYKAYQDSKNGRANQTTFQLKKAFPMFILYFLLASIVTTIVSGLGIDTVIFDNLKTLSKFFIVMAMGAIGLNTNPIKLIKTGGQAIGLGATCWIAITCVTLWMQHLLGIW, encoded by the coding sequence ATGATGACAATTGAGAAAAAATTGCCGGGAATTATGTTTTGTGTGATTCTAGCTTTACCAGCCTGGTTTTTAGGGAATTTATTTCCACTTGTAGGAGCGCCAGTATTTGCAATTCTACTTGGGATGGTTATGGGGAATTTTCATAATAATCGCACCCAAACCACTGATGGTATTACTTTTACATCAAAATATATTTTACAAGCGGCGGTTGTTTTATTAGGTTTTGGTTTAAACTTAACACAAGTTTTTAAAGTTGGGACACAGTCATTGCCAATTATTATTTCAACCATTGCAGTCTCGTTGGTTGTAGCGTTTTTATTGCAAAAATGGCTAAAATTGGATAGTAATATAGCAATCTTGGTTGGTGTTGGGTCATCTATTTGTGGTGGCTCAGCTATTGCCGCAACAGCACCAGTTATTAAAGCAAAAGATGAAGAAGTCGCAAAGAGTATTTCGGTTATCTTTCTTTTCAATATCTTAGCGGCACTAATTTTTCCAACGTTGGGAGAATTACTTCACCTATCTAACCAAGGTTTTGCGCTTTTTGCGGGAACAGCTGTCAATGATACGTCATCCGTTACGGCGACCGCGACAGCTTGGGATGCTGTTCACGGGTCAAATACCTTAGACGGTGCAACAATTGTGAAATTAACGCGCACATTGGCCATTATTCCGATTACTTTAGGACTGTCAATCTATAAAGCCTATCAAGATTCAAAAAATGGCAGAGCAAACCAAACGACTTTCCAATTGAAAAAAGCTTTTCCAATGTTTATTCTTTATTTCTTATTGGCTTCGATTGTCACGACAATTGTCAGCGGTTTAGGAATTGATACGGTTATTTTTGATAATCTTAAGACACTTTCAAAATTCTTTATTGTCATGGCAATGGGAGCTATTGGTCTTAACACGAATCCTATTAAACTTATTAAGACTGGTGGACAAGCTATTGGATTGGGAGCTACGTGTTGGATAGCTATCACCTGTGTCACTCTCTGGATGCAACATCTTCTAGGGATTTGGTAA
- a CDS encoding YjjG family noncanonical pyrimidine nucleotidase has protein sequence MIYRDLLFDLDHTLLDFNAAEDVALTELLTEAHVDDVETYKEVYIPMNRKLWNDLSLKKITKKELVDTRFSRLFAHFGHEVDGHAFAMRYQDFLSQQGQTLPGADQLLDQLNQEGYRIFGATNGITKIQTGRMANSGIKDYFEHVFISDEVGYQKPDKGFYDAISGAISRFNQEKALMIGDNLLADIQGGNNAGIDTVWYNPDKKINHTVANPTYTVHNYQELLKLLR, from the coding sequence GTGATTTATCGTGATTTATTGTTTGATTTGGACCATACTTTGCTTGATTTTAACGCGGCAGAAGATGTTGCTCTGACAGAACTTTTGACAGAGGCGCACGTGGATGATGTTGAAACTTACAAAGAAGTTTATATTCCCATGAATCGTAAACTTTGGAATGATTTAAGTTTGAAAAAGATTACCAAAAAAGAATTGGTTGACACCCGTTTTTCTCGTTTATTTGCGCATTTTGGACATGAGGTTGATGGACATGCCTTTGCTATGCGCTATCAAGATTTTCTTAGCCAACAAGGTCAGACTCTTCCTGGGGCAGATCAGTTGTTAGACCAGCTAAATCAAGAAGGTTACCGCATTTTTGGTGCAACAAATGGCATTACCAAGATTCAAACTGGTCGCATGGCTAATTCAGGGATTAAAGATTATTTTGAACACGTCTTTATCTCTGACGAAGTTGGTTATCAAAAGCCAGATAAAGGCTTTTATGACGCCATTTCTGGAGCCATTTCACGATTTAATCAGGAAAAAGCTTTGATGATTGGTGATAATTTGCTGGCGGATATTCAAGGTGGCAATAATGCTGGCATCGATACTGTCTGGTATAACCCAGATAAAAAAATCAATCACACCGTAGCTAACCCAACCTACACCGTCCATAACTATCAAGAATTGCTAAAATTATTACGATAA
- a CDS encoding carboxymuconolactone decarboxylase family protein, producing the protein MTIKQTAGRDQLGEFAPDFAHFNDDVLFGENWNSSDIDLKTRCIITVVALMSSGITDSSLVYHLQNAKNNGVSKVEIAAVITHVAFYAGWPKAWAVFNLAKEVWNED; encoded by the coding sequence ATGACAATTAAACAAACCGCAGGACGTGACCAATTGGGTGAATTTGCACCAGATTTTGCGCATTTTAATGATGACGTGCTTTTTGGTGAGAACTGGAATAGTAGCGATATTGACCTTAAAACACGTTGTATCATCACGGTTGTAGCACTTATGTCATCTGGTATCACTGACAGTTCTCTTGTTTATCATTTACAAAATGCTAAGAACAATGGTGTCAGTAAAGTTGAGATTGCTGCTGTTATCACACATGTAGCTTTCTACGCAGGTTGGCCAAAAGCTTGGGCAGTCTTCAACCTTGCAAAAGAAGTTTGGAACGAAGATTAA
- the nmlR gene encoding stress response transcriptional regulator NmlR has protein sequence MNIKKVSEQTGVSADTIRYYERIGLLPRVRRNKSGVRDFSEQDIAALEFIRCFRSAGMSVESLIEYMSLVEEGEGTEKARMKILEEEREKLISRIAELQAAKERLDYKIENYKNIILKKEESLFEEGTAD, from the coding sequence ATGAATATCAAAAAAGTCAGTGAGCAAACGGGCGTTTCAGCAGATACTATCCGCTATTATGAGCGTATTGGCTTGTTGCCACGAGTGCGCCGAAATAAATCTGGTGTCAGGGATTTTTCTGAACAAGATATTGCTGCTCTTGAATTTATTCGTTGTTTTAGAAGTGCTGGCATGAGCGTAGAATCTTTGATTGAATACATGAGTTTGGTTGAAGAAGGTGAAGGCACGGAAAAAGCACGGATGAAAATTTTAGAAGAAGAACGTGAAAAATTGATTTCCCGCATTGCTGAACTCCAAGCTGCCAAAGAACGACTAGATTATAAAATTGAGAATTATAAAAATATCATTTTGAAAAAAGAAGAGAGTCTTTTTGAAGAAGGAACAGCTGATTAA
- the uvrC gene encoding excinuclease ABC subunit UvrC, producing the protein MNELIKHKLELLPDSPGCYIHKDKNGKIIYVGKAKNLKNRVRSYFHGSHNTKTELLVSEIEDFEYIVTGSNTEALLLEINLIQENLPKYNIKLKDDKSYPFIKITVNEQYPRLMITRQIKKDGAMYFGPYPDSGAATEIKRLLDRIFPFKKCTNPANKVCFYYHLGQCKAHTICHVDHDYFVAMAQDVKNFLNGQDNKIVDGLKEKMQKASDMLEFERAAEYRDLLQAISTLRTKQRVMNQDMMDRDIFGYYVDKGWMCVQVFFVRQGKLIQRDVNMFPYYNDPEEDFLTYVGQFYRDSKHFIPKEVFIPQDIDEELVKVVVDTKVIKPQRGEKKQLVNLATKNARVSLQQKFDLLEKDIRKTHGAIENISELLNIPKPVRIEAFDNSNIQGTSPVAGMVVFVNGKPSKKDYRKFKIKTVVGPDDYASMREVIYRRYSRVMKDGLTPPDLIIIDGGQGQVNVARDVIENKLGLDIPIAGLQKNDKHQTHELLFGDPLEVVELPRNSEEFFLLQRIQDEVHRFAITFHRQLRSKNSFSSKLDGIAGLGPKRKQLLMKHFKSLPSIQKADVDDIINCGVPRNVAIAVKEKLAEEKK; encoded by the coding sequence ATGAATGAACTGATTAAACATAAATTGGAGTTGCTGCCAGACAGCCCTGGTTGTTATATCCATAAAGATAAAAACGGCAAGATTATCTATGTCGGAAAAGCCAAGAATCTCAAGAATCGTGTGCGCAGCTATTTTCATGGTAGCCATAATACCAAGACCGAACTCTTGGTTTCTGAGATTGAAGATTTTGAATACATAGTTACTGGGTCAAATACAGAAGCCCTTCTTCTTGAAATCAATCTGATTCAAGAAAACTTGCCAAAGTATAACATCAAGCTAAAAGATGACAAATCTTACCCATTTATCAAAATCACGGTGAATGAACAGTACCCACGCTTGATGATTACCCGACAAATCAAAAAAGATGGTGCCATGTATTTTGGTCCCTACCCTGATTCAGGGGCAGCAACAGAAATCAAACGTCTGCTAGACCGCATTTTCCCATTTAAAAAATGTACAAATCCTGCTAACAAGGTTTGCTTTTATTACCATTTAGGTCAGTGTAAAGCTCATACCATCTGTCATGTGGACCATGATTATTTTGTTGCCATGGCGCAAGATGTGAAGAATTTCTTGAATGGTCAAGATAACAAAATTGTTGATGGCTTAAAAGAAAAGATGCAAAAAGCTTCTGACATGCTGGAGTTTGAACGCGCAGCAGAATACCGTGATTTGCTGCAAGCCATCTCAACTCTTCGTACTAAACAACGTGTCATGAATCAAGACATGATGGACCGTGATATTTTTGGATATTATGTCGATAAAGGCTGGATGTGTGTGCAGGTTTTCTTTGTTCGCCAAGGAAAACTCATTCAGCGTGATGTCAACATGTTTCCTTACTACAATGACCCAGAAGAGGATTTCTTGACTTACGTCGGACAATTTTACCGCGACAGCAAGCATTTTATTCCAAAAGAAGTCTTTATTCCTCAGGACATTGACGAAGAATTAGTTAAAGTAGTTGTTGATACCAAAGTCATCAAACCACAACGTGGTGAGAAGAAGCAGCTGGTAAATCTTGCGACAAAAAATGCGCGTGTCAGCCTGCAACAAAAATTTGACCTGCTAGAAAAAGATATCCGCAAAACACATGGCGCTATTGAAAATATCAGTGAATTACTCAATATTCCAAAACCAGTGCGCATTGAAGCCTTTGATAACTCAAATATTCAAGGAACAAGCCCAGTTGCGGGGATGGTTGTCTTTGTAAATGGGAAACCAAGTAAGAAAGATTACCGTAAATTTAAAATTAAAACCGTTGTCGGCCCAGATGACTATGCCAGCATGCGTGAAGTCATTTATCGTAGATACAGTCGCGTGATGAAAGACGGATTGACTCCGCCAGATTTGATCATCATCGATGGTGGACAAGGTCAGGTCAATGTGGCGCGCGATGTCATTGAAAATAAACTTGGACTCGATATTCCAATCGCTGGTCTGCAAAAAAATGACAAGCACCAAACGCACGAACTACTCTTTGGTGACCCATTAGAAGTGGTCGAATTGCCACGAAATTCTGAAGAGTTTTTCCTCTTACAGCGTATCCAAGACGAAGTTCACCGATTTGCCATTACTTTCCACCGTCAACTCCGTTCTAAAAATTCATTCTCATCAAAACTCGATGGCATTGCTGGGCTTGGCCCAAAGCGCAAGCAATTACTCATGAAACACTTCAAGAGCTTGCCAAGCATTCAAAAAGCAGACGTGGATGACATCATCAACTGTGGTGTCCCACGAAACGTTGCCATAGCTGTTAAGGAAAAATTGGCTGAGGAGAAGAAATAG
- a CDS encoding ABC transporter permease translates to MFLAWNEMKHSKLRYGLVVGVIFLIAYLVFFLTGLANGLAQTNRSAVDSWKSDYVILNEQANKNLRMSRFSVDLKNDVNADKMAELTQASTTIKDKEKNKINVNLFAIKQDEFLRPKLSEGKLFSKTGEVVADSSLKKSYQLKIGDKITLGDSTKKLTITGFTDNASFNVQPVLYMTKETLASVLADNAQVNTISALVIRGKVNQVPKELESMTTSTFIENLPGYKAQNLTFSFMIGFLIVIAAIVIGIFIYILTLQKKAIFGVLKAQGISNGYLSQMVFAQTFILAILAVSLGLALTLLSAVFLPTSVPFQVNPLFFAGISVLMVLIAVFGALFSVVSIVKVDPLKAIG, encoded by the coding sequence ATGTTTTTAGCATGGAATGAAATGAAACACTCGAAGCTGCGTTATGGATTAGTGGTTGGAGTGATTTTCTTGATTGCTTACTTGGTCTTTTTCCTGACGGGTTTGGCTAATGGTTTAGCCCAGACCAATCGCTCGGCGGTTGATTCTTGGAAATCTGATTATGTCATTTTAAATGAGCAAGCTAATAAAAATCTGCGCATGTCACGCTTTTCAGTCGACTTAAAAAATGATGTTAACGCTGATAAAATGGCAGAATTGACACAAGCTTCTACGACAATTAAAGACAAGGAAAAAAATAAAATTAATGTCAATTTATTCGCGATTAAGCAGGATGAATTTCTACGTCCGAAGTTGAGTGAAGGAAAGCTTTTCTCAAAAACAGGAGAAGTCGTCGCTGATAGTAGCTTAAAAAAATCATATCAATTAAAAATTGGTGACAAAATTACTCTTGGAGATAGTACTAAAAAGCTAACTATTACTGGTTTTACAGATAATGCGAGCTTTAATGTTCAGCCGGTCCTTTACATGACAAAAGAAACACTGGCAAGCGTCCTTGCGGATAATGCTCAAGTAAATACAATCAGTGCTCTAGTGATTCGTGGCAAGGTAAATCAGGTTCCTAAAGAGCTTGAGAGCATGACCACATCAACGTTTATTGAAAATCTTCCAGGTTATAAAGCTCAGAATCTGACTTTTTCCTTTATGATTGGCTTTTTGATTGTGATAGCAGCGATTGTCATTGGAATATTCATCTATATTTTGACACTGCAGAAAAAAGCAATCTTTGGTGTTTTAAAAGCGCAAGGCATTTCTAACGGCTATCTATCACAGATGGTTTTCGCACAGACCTTTATTTTAGCCATATTAGCGGTTAGTCTCGGCTTAGCGTTAACCCTGCTCAGTGCCGTTTTTCTACCAACATCAGTTCCGTTTCAGGTAAATCCACTCTTTTTTGCAGGAATTAGTGTGCTGATGGTTCTTATTGCCGTTTTTGGTGCACTTTTCTCAGTGGTAAGCATTGTCAAAGTTGACCCTTTAAAGGCAATCGGTTAG
- a CDS encoding NAD-dependent succinate-semialdehyde dehydrogenase: MAYKTTYPYTNEILATFDNATDEALEEALANGHALYKKWRAEGSLAERKAQLRKIAELLRRDVDKYAEVMTKDMGKLFVEAKGEVDLCAEIADYYADKAEEFLKPRPLENINGDAYYIKQATGVLVAVEPWNFPFYQVMRVFAPNFMIGNPMILKHASICPASAQAFDDLVLEAGAPIGAFKNLFLSYDQVSKAIADPRVVGVCLTGSERGGASIAAEAGANLKKSSMELGGNDAFIILEDADFDLLDKTIFFARLYNTGQVCTSSKRFVVVGQENYDKFVDMVVKHFKSAKWGDPMDQATTLAPLSSAAAKEEVLGQIKLAKENGATVVYGDEPIDHPGNFVMPTVLINVTKENPIYNQEIFGPVASIYKVDTEEEAIALANDSSYGLGGTVFSKNLDHAKEVAAKIETGMSFINSGWTSHPEIPFGGVKNSGYGRELSELGFDAFVNEHLIFVPND; encoded by the coding sequence ATGGCATATAAAACAACTTATCCTTATACAAACGAGATTCTTGCGACTTTTGACAATGCAACGGATGAAGCGTTAGAGGAAGCTTTGGCAAATGGGCATGCGCTTTATAAAAAGTGGCGTGCTGAAGGTAGCTTAGCAGAGCGAAAAGCTCAATTGCGTAAGATTGCTGAGCTGCTACGTCGTGACGTTGACAAATACGCTGAAGTCATGACAAAAGACATGGGAAAATTGTTCGTGGAAGCTAAAGGTGAAGTGGACCTCTGTGCAGAAATTGCTGATTACTATGCTGATAAGGCAGAAGAATTTTTGAAACCACGTCCACTTGAAAACATTAATGGTGATGCTTATTACATCAAGCAAGCGACAGGTGTTTTGGTAGCCGTTGAACCATGGAATTTCCCATTCTATCAAGTCATGCGCGTCTTTGCGCCAAACTTTATGATTGGAAATCCGATGATTTTGAAACATGCTTCAATCTGTCCAGCATCAGCACAAGCATTTGATGATTTGGTTTTGGAAGCAGGTGCACCAATTGGTGCATTCAAAAATCTCTTCCTTTCTTATGACCAAGTTTCCAAGGCTATCGCAGACCCACGTGTTGTTGGGGTTTGCTTGACTGGTTCTGAACGTGGTGGTGCTTCTATTGCAGCAGAAGCGGGAGCAAATTTGAAAAAATCATCTATGGAACTTGGTGGTAACGATGCCTTTATTATCCTAGAAGATGCCGATTTTGATTTGCTTGATAAGACCATTTTCTTTGCTCGTCTCTACAATACTGGTCAAGTTTGTACCTCATCAAAACGTTTTGTCGTTGTTGGTCAAGAAAACTATGACAAATTCGTTGATATGGTGGTCAAACATTTCAAATCAGCCAAATGGGGTGACCCAATGGATCAAGCGACAACTTTAGCACCGTTGTCATCAGCAGCCGCAAAAGAAGAAGTGCTTGGTCAAATCAAATTAGCTAAGGAAAATGGTGCAACTGTGGTTTATGGTGATGAACCAATTGACCACCCAGGAAACTTTGTCATGCCAACTGTTTTGATAAATGTCACCAAAGAAAATCCAATCTACAATCAAGAAATCTTTGGTCCAGTTGCTTCTATCTATAAAGTTGATACTGAAGAAGAAGCTATCGCGCTTGCCAATGATTCTAGCTATGGTCTTGGTGGTACCGTCTTTTCAAAAAATCTTGATCATGCCAAAGAAGTAGCTGCCAAGATTGAGACAGGGATGTCATTTATCAATTCTGGTTGGACATCACACCCAGAAATCCCATTTGGAGGCGTTAAAAATTCAGGTTACGGTCGCGAATTAAGCGAACTCGGCTTTGACGCTTTTGTCAACGAACACCTGATTTTTGTCCCAAATGATTAA
- a CDS encoding cupin domain-containing protein, producing MTDKELFDRENIFGKGQANDAYAPYFDGNSFLNPLVDADSPLFLANVTFEPGCRNHWHIHKADKGGGQILICTAGQGWYQEEGKKAVSLEPGKVIVIPANTKHWHGAKKDSWFSHISLEVPGKNTSNTWLEAVSEEDYSNL from the coding sequence ATGACAGATAAAGAACTTTTTGATAGAGAAAATATCTTTGGAAAAGGTCAAGCAAATGACGCATACGCACCATATTTTGATGGCAATTCTTTCCTCAATCCCTTAGTTGATGCGGATTCACCACTTTTTCTAGCAAATGTGACCTTTGAACCGGGTTGTAGAAATCACTGGCATATTCACAAGGCTGACAAAGGCGGTGGTCAAATTCTGATTTGTACCGCAGGTCAAGGTTGGTATCAAGAAGAAGGTAAGAAAGCTGTCAGTCTTGAACCGGGTAAAGTCATTGTGATTCCAGCCAATACAAAACACTGGCACGGTGCTAAGAAAGACTCATGGTTTAGCCATATTTCGCTAGAAGTCCCAGGTAAAAATACCTCAAACACTTGGTTAGAAGCAGTAAGCGAAGAAGATTATAGTAACCTATAA